The following coding sequences are from one Leptospiraceae bacterium window:
- a CDS encoding GNAT family N-acetyltransferase, which translates to MEIKDKNGILKYSIEEAEITLDLVKVDKKQKGTGSKLIAKLKKIAEKKNLPIGLYAEPQDDSINESDLVRFYEKNGFRQDKDSDGKLMIWRG; encoded by the coding sequence ATGGAAATTAAAGATAAAAACGGAATCTTAAAATACAGTATCGAAGAAGCTGAGATAACTCTTGATTTAGTTAAGGTGGATAAAAAACAAAAAGGCACAGGTTCAAAACTTATTGCGAAACTTAAAAAAATTGCAGAAAAGAAGAATCTTCCAATCGGTCTTTATGCTGAACCTCAAGACGATTCAATAAATGAATCTGATTTAGTTAGATTTTACGAAAAAAATGGATTCCGTCAAGATAAAGATTCTGACGGGAAATTAATGATTTGGAGAGGATAA
- a CDS encoding adenine methyltransferase, whose protein sequence is MKDRNLQHSDNWSTPKDFYDTLNKEFNFDFDPCPLNLESVTSENDGLLIDWGKSNYINPPYSRELKESFVKKAITESKKGKLCVMLLPVSTSTKLFHEVILPEKPEIRFIKGRIKFCGVNTKGEFVTTKSPMHDSMLVIFGAGDSNKKV, encoded by the coding sequence ATGAAAGATAGAAATTTACAACACTCAGATAATTGGTCAACACCTAAAGATTTTTATGATACTCTAAATAAGGAATTTAATTTTGATTTTGATCCGTGTCCTTTAAATCTAGAATCGGTCACTTCTGAGAATGACGGATTATTAATTGATTGGGGTAAGTCTAATTATATTAATCCGCCTTATTCGAGAGAACTAAAAGAATCATTTGTCAAAAAAGCAATTACTGAATCCAAGAAAGGTAAACTTTGCGTTATGCTTCTTCCGGTCTCTACGTCTACAAAATTATTCCATGAAGTGATCCTTCCGGAAAAACCGGAAATTCGATTTATAAAAGGTAGGATTAAATTTTGTGGAGTAAATACTAAAGGTGAATTTGTTACAACTAAAAGCCCGATGCATGATTCTATGCTAGTAATTTTTGGGGCGGGTGACTCTAACAAAAAAGTTTAA
- the terL gene encoding phage terminase large subunit: protein MNIKKLELIDALYALESRDDFWVYRQYMNPDLKISWFQKEIAYELMEFYRKYKLGLRPKLVIEAPPQHGKSSQVIDFISWLAGQDPNSKTIYTSFSERLGIRANLRLQRIFDSDKFKKVFPETKINSKNSVAVSGQVLRNREILEYVGNEGYFRNVTSGGSITGESLDIGVIDDILKGAEESQSQLIRDKKWDWFTDDFLTRFSDDGALIVIGTRWHIDDPIGRMREQFKDLRVLSYQAIADKDEKNRKAGEALFPSHKSVEFLLERKQIMNPLSWLALYQANPTLAKGNLFNRDTFRYYTYDNGIITIDGTRTDLTQFKVYQIVDPAGTEKKNSDYFVVMTIGVSAKNSDIIILDIRREKAETPKHLEILQSEFEKWKPINQYVENKSFGINIIQAFKNTNRPVLTLEAKGDKPTRAQITLGYYANSKVYHRQSASWLSDFEEELLQFPYGLHDDMVDCIAYAGIITQSMATQFQFLRIGADGVKR from the coding sequence ATGAATATCAAAAAACTAGAACTCATTGACGCGTTATACGCACTAGAGTCAAGAGATGACTTCTGGGTATATCGGCAGTATATGAATCCAGATTTAAAAATATCATGGTTTCAAAAAGAAATTGCTTATGAACTAATGGAGTTTTACCGCAAATACAAATTAGGGCTAAGACCTAAATTAGTAATAGAAGCACCTCCGCAGCATGGCAAATCAAGCCAAGTAATAGATTTTATCTCATGGCTTGCCGGTCAAGATCCAAATTCAAAAACAATCTACACTTCATTTTCGGAGCGTCTAGGGATAAGAGCAAATCTAAGATTGCAAAGAATATTTGATAGTGATAAATTTAAAAAAGTATTCCCAGAAACAAAAATCAATTCTAAAAACTCAGTAGCCGTGTCTGGACAAGTTTTGCGAAATAGAGAAATATTAGAATACGTAGGGAATGAAGGTTATTTTCGGAACGTGACAAGCGGCGGTTCAATCACAGGAGAAAGTTTGGACATAGGGGTAATAGATGATATTCTCAAGGGAGCAGAAGAAAGCCAATCGCAACTAATTAGAGACAAAAAATGGGATTGGTTCACCGATGATTTTCTTACAAGATTTTCAGATGATGGTGCGTTAATCGTAATAGGTACACGTTGGCATATTGATGATCCAATTGGCAGAATGAGAGAACAGTTTAAAGATTTACGAGTGTTATCTTACCAAGCGATAGCCGATAAAGACGAAAAAAATAGAAAGGCAGGAGAGGCATTATTCCCTAGTCATAAGTCGGTTGAATTCTTATTAGAACGAAAACAGATAATGAATCCACTATCTTGGCTTGCACTTTACCAAGCAAATCCTACACTAGCTAAGGGCAACTTATTTAACAGGGATACATTCAGATACTATACATATGACAATGGGATTATAACGATAGACGGAACTCGAACAGACCTAACACAATTCAAAGTTTATCAAATAGTTGACCCCGCGGGAACCGAGAAAAAGAACTCTGATTATTTTGTGGTTATGACCATAGGAGTAAGTGCAAAGAATTCAGACATTATCATTCTCGACATTCGACGAGAAAAAGCGGAAACCCCTAAGCATCTAGAGATCCTACAATCCGAGTTTGAAAAATGGAAGCCGATTAATCAGTATGTCGAAAATAAATCATTTGGTATTAACATTATACAGGCATTCAAGAACACTAATAGACCTGTATTGACTCTAGAGGCTAAAGGCGATAAGCCAACACGAGCACAGATAACATTAGGCTACTATGCAAATTCAAAAGTATATCATCGGCAATCTGCGTCTTGGTTAAGTGATTTCGAAGAGGAACTTTTACAATTCCCGTACGGTTTACATGACGACATGGTTGACTGTATTGCCTACGCAGGTATAATAACACAGTCAATGGCTACTCAATTTCAATTTCTGAGAATAGGAGCCGATGGAGTTAAACGTTAA
- a CDS encoding coat protein has product MKRFIQALFNVLGIVKYEPTKTNYSNVHYTFGGLNLQLFANTNVDYLYPEFWAAAFDAINAGKYQLQNLVSRKYESLVGTYGDTVNVPISPSFTAEDWTPGSAITPTNVTQEKIAVNLDKSKKVTFNITGKEQTLSKYDLIMDWGRPAAEAILENLNQNIYEEMIKSPYVTNALSGVTESLVIDAGTALSNRKIGSNRALVSRPDDIGTLMKIAAFSAVYASGKSDIVDDGMITRRYGFNFFENNAISKYTPVDLTGAVNNGAGYAAGTTTMVVDGFNDDTNPIRKGDTFTVVGSSARYTVQSTTTSSSDTIGITFLPALDAAVVDDAVITFVGSASMVAFTPDAFALAARPYALLPDKSGVMGMVINYQGIPIRISVFHDGSLGLSVQYDILYGVSIIDNKRIQRIITA; this is encoded by the coding sequence ATGAAAAGATTTATTCAGGCATTATTTAATGTCCTCGGTATCGTAAAATACGAACCAACAAAAACTAACTATTCTAATGTCCACTATACATTCGGCGGTCTAAATTTGCAATTGTTTGCAAACACTAATGTTGATTATCTCTATCCTGAATTTTGGGCGGCGGCATTCGATGCTATCAATGCGGGTAAATACCAATTACAAAATTTAGTATCCAGAAAATACGAGTCGTTAGTCGGAACATATGGCGATACAGTCAATGTACCAATTAGCCCATCATTTACAGCAGAAGATTGGACTCCTGGGTCTGCAATTACTCCTACTAACGTAACACAAGAGAAAATCGCGGTTAACCTCGATAAGTCGAAAAAAGTTACATTCAACATTACAGGTAAAGAGCAAACACTATCCAAGTATGACTTAATTATGGATTGGGGACGTCCAGCTGCAGAGGCAATTCTAGAAAACCTTAATCAAAATATTTATGAAGAAATGATTAAGTCTCCATACGTAACTAACGCTTTAAGTGGTGTTACTGAATCTCTAGTCATTGATGCTGGCACTGCATTGTCCAATAGAAAAATTGGTTCGAATCGTGCGTTAGTATCCAGACCTGACGATATTGGAACACTAATGAAAATTGCCGCTTTTTCTGCCGTGTATGCTTCTGGAAAGTCTGACATTGTAGATGATGGAATGATTACTAGACGTTATGGGTTTAATTTCTTTGAAAACAATGCAATCTCAAAATATACCCCTGTTGACTTGACCGGAGCGGTTAATAACGGTGCTGGGTATGCTGCTGGAACAACTACAATGGTAGTCGATGGATTCAACGATGATACTAACCCTATCAGAAAAGGTGATACATTTACAGTAGTCGGTTCAAGTGCTCGATATACTGTTCAATCTACAACCACAAGTTCTAGTGATACTATTGGGATTACTTTCCTTCCTGCTCTTGACGCCGCTGTAGTTGATGACGCTGTGATTACATTTGTTGGTAGTGCCTCAATGGTTGCATTTACTCCAGATGCTTTCGCGTTAGCTGCTAGACCATACGCACTATTGCCTGACAAGTCCGGTGTTATGGGTATGGTAATTAATTACCAAGGAATACCAATCAGAATTAGTGTGTTTCATGACGGGTCTCTTGGACTCTCGGTTCAGTATGACATTCTTTACGGCGTGTCTATAATTGATAATAAGAGAATTCAAAGGATCATTACAGCCTAA
- a CDS encoding ribosomal-processing cysteine protease Prp, translating into MILVQIKKEKNNISELTITGHASVFYFNGNRFEKFIYFLVSIFFKKRISLLCCAVSVLFKTLEMALDEEGLLIKSEEKNGYLKLYVRNSDLSKQICKMFLLGVYELQSKYSNELKIEEANND; encoded by the coding sequence ATGATTTTAGTTCAAATAAAAAAAGAAAAAAATAACATCTCTGAATTGACTATAACAGGTCATGCAAGTGTTTTTTATTTCAATGGTAATCGTTTTGAAAAGTTTATTTATTTTTTAGTTTCTATATTCTTTAAAAAAAGAATCTCTCTCTTATGCTGTGCAGTATCGGTATTATTCAAGACGCTAGAAATGGCACTCGATGAAGAAGGACTTTTGATTAAGTCGGAAGAAAAAAATGGCTATTTAAAATTATACGTTAGAAATTCTGATTTATCTAAGCAAATTTGTAAAATGTTTTTATTAGGTGTTTATGAATTACAATCCAAATATTCGAACGAATTAAAAATAGAAGAGGCAAATAATGATTAG